The genomic DNA GCTCGAGGCGACCGCGACCTACGCGGGCGAGCGGAAGCAGTTCGGCCGGCCGATCGGCGACTTCCAGCTGACGCAGTACAAGCTCGGCCGCATGGCGACCCATCTCGCCGCGGCGCGCCAGCTCACCTACGCGGCCGCGCGCGCCATGGACCGCGACGAGACGGTGGTCCTCGAGCCGGCCATGGCGAAGCTCTTCGCCTCCGACGTGGCCGTGCGCGTCACGCAGGAGGGCCAGCTCCTCCACGGCGGCTGGGGCTACGCGGAGGAGTTCGCCATCTCGCGCCACGTCGTCGACGCGCTCGTGCTCCCGATCTTCGAGGGCGTGAAGCCGATCCTGGAGCTCAAGGTGATCGCGCGAGGATTGCTCGGTGGGTGAAGCGGCGAGCGAGCGTTCCTGCGCGGTTTGACTCTCGCACCCCTCGTCTGCACGCTGAGCCCTGGAGGTGGAGGAAGATGAGGCAGCGGACGAAGGTCGGCGTGCTCGGCGTCGCGGTGGCGGTCGCGCTCGCCGTAACGGAGCACCGGATGGCCCACGCCTACTACTCATCGACGTGGTACGAGGATGCGGGGGGACACGAACAGGCCGTGCGCCAGCAGCGTGCCCTCCACGCGCCGATGCTGGTCTACTTCCGCGTCGACTGGTGCCCGCACTGCCGCGCGCTCGACGACATGCTGGAGGCGTACGAGGTGCGCTCCCGTCTGAACGGGTTCATCAAGGTGCGCATCAACCCCGAGCACGGCGATGCCGAGAAGGCGCTGTTCCAGGGGCCCTACGGAGCCGGCGGATACCCGGCTCTCTTCGTGCACCCCGATGGCGGGACCCCCGCGCGTGTCTCGACGAAGGGCCCGCCCGAGCAGTTCGTGGCTCACCTCCCGAACTAGCTGGCGGACGTCACGCGCGCCGACTACGGGCTCGTCGGGGCACTCGTCAGCCCTCGAGCCGCAGCGGCCGGTGGCGGATGTGGGCAGCGAGGGCGCGGCAGGCGACGAGGACCACGACCGCCTCGCCCGCGATCAGGTGGGGCAGGAGGCCGCCCGCCAGGGCCATCCACGACATCGCCAGCAGCCCCGCGCCGACCACCGTGATCAGCATGCCGATCACGACGTTGGTGCTCGACTGGCGGCCGGTCGTCGGCGGCTCGGAGAGCGGTACGTAGTCACGCGCCGCGGCGGGCAGCAGCGAGAGGAACGGGAGGACGAGCAGGCTCGGCAGCGCGACCGGCAGCCTCTCGACGTCGATCGCGGCGATCCAGAGGAGCGAGACGACCGCGCCCGGCAGGAGGACGTAGTAGATCGCCGCCTTCCGGGTGCCCTCGAAGAGCGGCGCCGCGGTGCCGAGCGGGGCCGCGGCGAAGATCTCGGTCGCCGCATGGTGCGACGACGTGCGCAGCGCCTCGAGGACGACCGAGGGCAGCATGCCGAGGATCAGGACC from Deltaproteobacteria bacterium includes the following:
- a CDS encoding thioredoxin family protein; protein product: MRQRTKVGVLGVAVAVALAVTEHRMAHAYYSSTWYEDAGGHEQAVRQQRALHAPMLVYFRVDWCPHCRALDDMLEAYEVRSRLNGFIKVRINPEHGDAEKALFQGPYGAGGYPALFVHPDGGTPARVSTKGPPEQFVAHLPN